The sequence AAATTAAAAGGAATCCGAAAACAATTTAGAAAAGAAAATTTGCACACGCCAATTGAATTCGTTACAGGAAGGGTCAAACCTGTCGACAGTATTCTAGCAAAAGCTGAATTGCGCAATATCCCTTTGAAACATTTAGAAACGGATATGCAAGATATTGCCGGTTTGCGAATCATGTGTCAATTCGTAGAAGATATTCATGAAGTAGTGCGGTTATTAAGAAACCGAAACGATATAAAGATCATTGAAGAACGAGATTATATCACCAATAAAAAAGAAAGTGGTTACCGTTCGTATCATGTTGTTTTTGAATATCCGGTACAAGTAATCGAAGGAGAAAAAATTATTTTAGCAGAAGTGCAGATCAGAACGCTTTCGATGAACTTTTGGGCGACGATAGAGCATTCATTAAATTACAAATACAATGGCGAATTTCCTGAAGATATCAAACTTCGATTGAAGAGAGCAGCTGAAGCAGTATTTCAATTAGATGAAGAAATGTCTCAAATTCGTGAAGAGATTCAAGAAGCGCAACATATGTTTTCATATAGTAAAAGAAGCAGTACAGAAGAAACGGAAAACAAAAAGCAACCATAGTTTTTTGAAACACTGTAGGAGAAAGGAGGGTAACTGTGAAAATTGCAATTGTCCATAATAATAATGAAAGCTCCATTACTTTAGCAGGAGAGCTGCGTTTGCTCCTTAAAAAAGCAGCGCTCAAAATAGATGAACGTCATCCTGATTTAGTCATCACGATCGGCGGGGATGGTACATTGTTGTCTGCATTTCACCGTTACGCACATATGCTAGACCGTGTGCGTTTTGTGGGAGTACACACAGGACACTTGGGCTTCTATACGGACTGGAGAGACTATGAATTGTCAGAACTAGTGACAAGTTTAATTCATGATAAAGGAGAAAGCATCAGTTACCCTTTATTGGATGTGCGGGCCACTTATCAAGGGCGCAAAGAACCGTCCCATTTTTTAGCATTAAATGAATCGACAATGAAGCGAGTCGATGGTACGATGGTATGCGATGTATTTATTAAAGATGAACTGTTGAGCGTTTTAGAGGAGACGGCATCTGTATCTCTACGCCTACTGGGTCAACGGGGTATAATAAATCGGTTGGAGGAGCAATTATTCACCCGAGGTTGGAAGCGATGCAGCTAGCTGAAATAGCTTCGATCAACAACCGTGTCTTTCGGACCTTAAGTTCGCCGATGATCGTTGCACCAGATGAATGGATCCGAATTAAACCTATAACGACTGATGGGTTTGTTTTGACTATCGATCAACTATCGTCATCTGAGAAAAATATTATCGATTTACAATATCGGATAGCAAAAGAACGCATTCATTTTGCTCGTTACCG is a genomic window of Carnobacterium sp. CP1 containing:
- a CDS encoding GTP pyrophosphokinase, with the protein product MEENQSWDEFLVPYQQAVEELKIKLKGIRKQFRKENLHTPIEFVTGRVKPVDSILAKAELRNIPLKHLETDMQDIAGLRIMCQFVEDIHEVVRLLRNRNDIKIIEERDYITNKKESGYRSYHVVFEYPVQVIEGEKIILAEVQIRTLSMNFWATIEHSLNYKYNGEFPEDIKLRLKRAAEAVFQLDEEMSQIREEIQEAQHMFSYSKRSSTEETENKKQP